A window from Sinanaerobacter sp. ZZT-01 encodes these proteins:
- a CDS encoding YbhB/YbcL family Raf kinase inhibitor-like protein — protein sequence MEILNVKSKAFNEGGWIPVKYTARGADLSPDFEIINISPNAKSIAITLDDASHPIFPNYNHWVIWNIAVRSIIPEGISHGRYVGDLGATQGVAYGRNKYKGPKPPLKSIHTYVFTIYILDCMLDLAARSKKREFLHKADGHILQQAKLSGKFQSRRE from the coding sequence ATGGAAATATTAAACGTGAAGAGTAAAGCTTTTAATGAAGGTGGTTGGATACCTGTAAAATATACAGCTCGCGGGGCTGATTTATCCCCTGACTTTGAAATAATCAATATTTCTCCTAATGCTAAGTCAATTGCGATCACATTAGATGATGCTTCTCATCCAATTTTTCCAAATTATAATCATTGGGTGATATGGAATATAGCTGTAAGGTCTATCATACCAGAAGGGATCTCTCATGGCAGATATGTAGGGGATTTAGGTGCAACCCAGGGAGTTGCTTATGGAAGAAATAAGTATAAAGGGCCGAAGCCGCCGCTTAAGTCGATACATACCTATGTGTTTACTATCTATATACTGGATTGTATGCTAGATTTAGCTGCAAGAAGTAAGAAACGAGAATTTTTACATAAAGCTGATGGTCATATCTTACAGCAGGCAAAGTTATCTGGAAAATTTCAAAGCCGTAGAGAATGA
- a CDS encoding MATE family efflux transporter, giving the protein MIIQLSDHFTYGKLIKFTIPPIAMMIFTAIYSVVDGFFVSNFAGKVAFSAVNLIMPFLMIVATVGFMFGTGGTALVANTIGVGDKEKANRYFSLFVYVAFVLGVLLAVLGFTLIRPISMLLGAKGELLENCIVYGRILLTTLPFFVLQLLFQSFFVAAEKPHLGLLVTGAAGVTNLVLDALLVILLPLEYKLAGAAIATAFSQFIGGVIPLIYFFKQNSSIFRLGKTSFDGKAIFKACTNGSSEFMSNVSMSIVGMLYNLQLLKFAGENGVAAYGVMMYVSMIFSATFIGYSIGAAPVIAYHDGAKNYDELKGLLKKSLHLLAISGIVMLTAAQLLAVFLAQIFVGYDKELVYLTVSGFRIFATSFPFMGFAIFGSGFFTALNDGLTSALISFLRTLVFEVSAVMILPMIWGVNGIWLSIVVAEVMAVVFTAVFLIAKRKRYHY; this is encoded by the coding sequence ATGATAATACAGCTTTCGGATCATTTTACCTATGGTAAACTCATTAAATTTACAATTCCGCCCATTGCTATGATGATTTTTACGGCCATTTACAGCGTGGTAGACGGTTTCTTCGTTTCCAATTTTGCAGGCAAAGTGGCATTTTCCGCAGTCAATCTGATTATGCCCTTTTTGATGATTGTAGCAACCGTTGGCTTCATGTTCGGCACCGGCGGAACCGCCCTTGTTGCCAACACCATTGGTGTCGGTGACAAGGAAAAGGCAAATAGATATTTTTCTCTGTTTGTATATGTGGCTTTTGTCTTAGGGGTTCTGCTTGCTGTATTGGGTTTTACATTGATTCGTCCGATTTCCATGTTGCTTGGCGCAAAAGGCGAACTTCTTGAAAATTGTATTGTTTACGGAAGAATTCTTCTTACAACTTTGCCGTTTTTTGTGTTGCAGCTTCTATTTCAGAGCTTTTTTGTAGCAGCGGAAAAGCCCCATCTCGGTCTTTTGGTGACAGGTGCAGCAGGAGTTACCAATCTGGTTTTGGATGCGCTTTTAGTGATTCTGCTGCCACTGGAATATAAGCTGGCAGGCGCAGCGATTGCCACAGCTTTCAGCCAGTTTATAGGAGGTGTTATTCCTCTGATCTATTTTTTTAAACAAAACAGCAGTATTTTTCGCCTTGGTAAAACCAGCTTTGATGGCAAAGCAATTTTTAAGGCTTGTACCAATGGCTCTTCCGAATTTATGAGTAATGTTTCCATGAGTATCGTGGGAATGCTCTATAACCTACAGCTTCTGAAATTTGCCGGAGAAAACGGCGTGGCGGCATACGGTGTTATGATGTATGTCAGCATGATTTTCTCGGCTACTTTTATAGGTTACTCTATCGGTGCCGCTCCCGTCATCGCTTATCACGATGGTGCAAAAAATTACGACGAGCTTAAGGGGCTTTTGAAAAAGAGCCTCCATCTACTTGCCATTAGCGGCATCGTTATGTTAACTGCCGCGCAGCTGTTGGCTGTTTTTCTGGCACAAATATTCGTGGGCTACGACAAGGAACTGGTATATCTGACTGTCTCTGGTTTCCGTATTTTCGCTACTTCATTTCCCTTTATGGGCTTTGCTATTTTCGGTTCCGGTTTCTTTACTGCTCTGAATGATGGGCTAACCTCTGCTTTGATTTCCTTTTTACGTACATTGGTGTTTGAGGTCAGTGCCGTTATGATTCTCCCGATGATTTGGGGAGTTAATGGTATTTGGCTTTCCATTGTTGTGGCCGAAGTAATGGCGGTTGTGTTTACAGCAGTATTCCTTATTGCAAAGCGAAAAAGGTATCATTATTAA
- a CDS encoding MarR family winged helix-turn-helix transcriptional regulator, producing the protein MNQKRFDEIHRINYLTSETEALYHQASLKLGITDSVSIVLYTIYDTGENCLLSEIYKKSGISKQTVNSAIRGLETDGILYLQPYTGRAKKIVLTEKGKKYVNQTVAKLYEAEVRAFDSWAAEEINTYICLMEKYVDCFRKQIGALQEKKL; encoded by the coding sequence ATGAACCAAAAGAGATTTGACGAAATCCATCGAATCAATTATTTGACTTCTGAAACGGAAGCGCTATATCATCAAGCGTCCTTAAAGCTGGGCATTACAGATAGCGTTTCTATTGTCTTATATACGATCTATGACACAGGAGAAAATTGCTTACTCAGCGAAATTTATAAAAAATCGGGTATCAGCAAACAAACGGTCAACTCGGCGATCCGAGGTTTAGAGACTGATGGTATTCTATATCTGCAGCCGTACACAGGCAGAGCAAAAAAAATTGTCCTAACAGAAAAAGGTAAGAAATATGTGAATCAGACAGTGGCGAAGCTCTACGAAGCAGAAGTACGGGCTTTTGATTCTTGGGCAGCGGAAGAGATCAACACCTACATCTGCCTGATGGAAAAATATGTGGATTGTTTTCGTAAGCAAATCGGGGCTTTACAGGAAAAGAAATTATGA
- a CDS encoding TetR/AcrR family transcriptional regulator — translation MPRKAVLEGGKRDEILNAALELFLRNGYEATSIRMILEHVNGEVGMFYHYFNSKQEVFDKAVAFFFKRSGEKISAIVTKHSTLRFMLEQLYNCYTSSMEELSQLANGSIHWSILYALHDQTLEAMLPAFRSMIHGLLQEAGKDDGYGKEYVASFLLKGISGLMHDKTFFALPPEIRVQETMELIGRTLQIPYEIFED, via the coding sequence AGATGAAATTCTAAATGCCGCTTTAGAATTATTCTTAAGGAATGGGTATGAAGCAACTTCAATTCGAATGATATTAGAACATGTCAACGGTGAGGTTGGTATGTTTTATCACTACTTTAATTCCAAACAAGAAGTATTTGACAAAGCGGTTGCGTTCTTTTTCAAAAGGAGCGGCGAAAAAATTTCAGCCATAGTAACCAAACATTCCACCCTTCGATTCATGCTTGAGCAGCTTTATAATTGTTATACCAGCAGTATGGAGGAATTATCTCAATTAGCGAATGGATCGATTCACTGGTCGATATTGTATGCTCTGCATGATCAGACTTTAGAAGCCATGCTCCCTGCTTTCCGCTCGATGATTCATGGATTGCTGCAAGAGGCAGGCAAGGACGACGGCTATGGTAAAGAGTATGTTGCTTCTTTCCTCCTAAAAGGGATTAGTGGCTTGATGCATGATAAGACATTTTTTGCTCTGCCACCTGAGATTAGAGTACAAGAAACGATGGAACTTATAGGCAGAACATTACAAATTCCATATGAAATATTTGAAGATTAA
- a CDS encoding DUF2089 family protein, protein MDIDKIPQWFLALEQEDATFLKHFILKSGSLKEIAKFYEVSYPTVRLRLDKLIQKIEMNDQQKEEPFQTFIKGLAVDSRIDLEIAKIIIEKYKNERGNRT, encoded by the coding sequence TTGGACATCGATAAAATTCCACAGTGGTTTCTTGCATTAGAGCAAGAAGATGCTACCTTTCTTAAACATTTTATTTTAAAATCAGGTTCTCTAAAAGAGATTGCAAAATTTTATGAAGTTTCTTACCCAACCGTACGATTACGTTTGGATAAACTTATTCAAAAAATTGAAATGAACGATCAGCAGAAAGAAGAACCTTTTCAAACGTTTATCAAAGGCTTAGCGGTTGACTCGCGAATTGATTTAGAAATAGCGAAGATTATAATCGAAAAATACAAAAATGAGAGGGGAAATAGAACATGA